One part of the Limnochordia bacterium genome encodes these proteins:
- a CDS encoding homocysteine biosynthesis protein: protein MAVKKTYAQINEKIKEGRAVVVTAEEIIPMAQELGYEEVVKRVDVVTTATFGPMCSSGAFLNFGHSDPPIKMAKVWLNDVPAYAGLAAVDAYIGATELSETKGMAYGGAHVIEDLIAGEPVILRATAPGTDCYPKTRIETVVTLDDLNQAYLFNPRNVYQNYAAAVNTSDHVLYTYMGTLLPNLANVTYSTSGELSPLLNDPCYRAIGIGTRIFLGGAQGYVAWQGTQHSPSQNRGANQVPTSSAGTLAVIGDLKQMERRYLRAAVMHEYGVTMFVGVGIPIPILDEEMARYVSVRNEEIYTTIVDYSVPQRSRPTLGQVSYSQLRSGSIQLNGKRIRTASLSSLVVARDIAEELKKWIQQGQFLLQEPIESLPQEGRTKPLEVRPVKTDKVS, encoded by the coding sequence GTGGCCGTAAAGAAAACTTACGCACAGATTAATGAAAAGATCAAAGAAGGACGCGCCGTTGTAGTAACAGCAGAGGAAATCATTCCTATGGCCCAAGAACTTGGCTACGAAGAAGTGGTAAAAAGAGTAGATGTAGTAACAACTGCAACCTTTGGACCCATGTGCTCTAGTGGGGCGTTCCTAAACTTCGGACATTCGGATCCCCCAATCAAGATGGCTAAGGTATGGCTTAATGACGTACCGGCCTATGCAGGCCTGGCAGCGGTCGATGCCTATATCGGGGCAACTGAGCTTTCCGAAACCAAGGGAATGGCCTACGGGGGAGCCCATGTGATCGAGGATCTGATCGCGGGAGAACCAGTTATACTTAGGGCCACCGCCCCTGGTACCGACTGCTACCCGAAGACACGTATCGAAACCGTGGTTACATTAGATGACCTCAACCAAGCATATCTGTTTAATCCACGAAACGTCTATCAGAATTACGCAGCGGCTGTGAATACCTCGGACCATGTGTTATACACATATATGGGAACCCTATTGCCCAATCTGGCAAATGTCACCTACTCCACTTCGGGGGAGCTTAGCCCCTTGTTAAATGACCCGTGTTACCGCGCCATTGGTATCGGTACCCGCATATTCCTAGGTGGAGCGCAGGGTTATGTAGCATGGCAAGGCACCCAGCACAGCCCCAGCCAAAACCGAGGGGCGAATCAGGTACCTACTAGTTCAGCGGGAACCCTAGCTGTTATTGGAGACCTCAAGCAGATGGAACGTCGCTATCTAAGGGCAGCGGTAATGCACGAGTACGGCGTGACAATGTTCGTTGGTGTCGGCATACCAATCCCTATACTAGATGAGGAAATGGCCCGATACGTGTCGGTTCGAAATGAGGAAATCTATACAACCATTGTTGATTACAGCGTACCGCAGCGCAGTCGTCCCACCCTCGGTCAAGTCAGTTACAGTCAACTGCGAAGCGGTTCGATTCAACTCAACGGAAAGAGAATTAGAACCGCGAGCCTCTCAAGTCTCGTTGTCGCTAGAGACATAGCCGAGGAGCTGAAGAAGTGGATCCAACAGGGGCAGTTCCTTTTGCAGGAACCAATTGAATCATTGCCACAAGAAGGAAGAACAAAGCCCCTAGAAGTACGACCGGTTAAAACGGATAAAGTATCCTAG
- a CDS encoding 4Fe-4S binding protein — protein sequence MSKARVWLSFPPGLVDKPLTYRLVKDYDLAINILRAKVTPKEEGRLLVEIENSTDARIESGLEYLKSQGVRVELIGTGIIVNTVDCVHCGACTAVCASGALSIEPQTAHLKFDDTKCVGCELCVTACPISCIEASF from the coding sequence ATGAGCAAAGCACGGGTTTGGTTAAGCTTCCCACCGGGGTTGGTCGACAAACCGCTGACCTATCGGTTGGTAAAGGACTATGATCTGGCAATTAATATACTAAGGGCAAAGGTAACACCGAAAGAGGAAGGACGGCTCCTAGTTGAGATTGAAAACTCAACCGATGCACGGATTGAATCCGGCTTGGAGTACCTGAAATCCCAGGGCGTTCGGGTGGAGTTAATCGGTACTGGGATCATTGTAAACACAGTAGATTGTGTTCACTGTGGCGCCTGTACCGCGGTATGTGCAAGCGGAGCTTTAAGCATCGAACCGCAAACAGCTCACCTCAAATTCGATGATACCAAATGTGTCGGATGTGAATTGTGTGTTACAGCCTGCCCCATATCTTGCATTGAAGCAAGTTTTTAG
- a CDS encoding UPF0280 family protein, whose translation MYVPRTYRANQDDGDLHHLRIAVSETDLWIGLRAPGDLLPCIREQAEAKVLSLRRNLKSHMAFHPHFKDSLVPLPYSQDDPAIVKRMSEAAAKVGVGPMAAVAGTIAEMVGEVILSMCSELIVENGGDIFLFCRQRRRIGILAGSSPLSGKIAILAPTNIPVGICTSAGTSGHSLSIGRADAAVVMSQDTALADAAATKAGNLVQEASGIQSAIEQVSKIPGVMGVLIIKDDKLGAWGNIELEPL comes from the coding sequence ATGTATGTACCACGCACCTACCGCGCTAACCAAGATGATGGTGACCTTCACCATCTCAGAATCGCCGTTAGTGAAACAGACCTTTGGATCGGTCTTAGGGCTCCTGGGGATCTGTTACCCTGCATTCGTGAACAGGCGGAGGCTAAGGTATTAAGCCTCCGTCGTAATCTTAAGTCTCATATGGCCTTTCACCCTCACTTCAAAGACTCCTTGGTACCGCTCCCTTACTCGCAGGATGATCCTGCAATTGTAAAAAGAATGAGTGAAGCAGCAGCAAAAGTAGGCGTCGGTCCTATGGCTGCTGTAGCCGGAACCATCGCCGAGATGGTAGGGGAAGTAATTCTTTCAATGTGCTCCGAGCTCATAGTGGAAAACGGTGGCGACATTTTTCTCTTCTGCCGGCAAAGACGTCGAATTGGCATTCTGGCGGGTTCCTCTCCTTTGAGTGGCAAAATCGCGATCCTAGCACCAACCAACATCCCGGTTGGGATTTGCACCTCAGCAGGAACTTCCGGTCACTCATTAAGCATTGGCCGTGCCGATGCGGCAGTGGTAATGTCCCAAGATACCGCTCTAGCCGATGCAGCGGCAACAAAGGCAGGGAATCTGGTTCAGGAGGCCTCCGGGATCCAATCCGCGATAGAACAGGTAAGCAAGATACCCGGAGTAATGGGAGTGTTAATCATCAAAGACGACAAACTAGGTGCATGGGGTAACATAGAACTTGAACCCCTTTAA
- a CDS encoding malate dehydrogenase, which produces MVRTSKEEALRYHREGRPGKIEIRITKPCINQQDLSLAYSPGVAEPVRAIQEEEERVFEYTAKGNLVAVISNGTAVLGLGNVGPLASKPVMEGKGVLFKRFADVDVFDLELDAPDPKDFVQIVKGLAPTFGGINLEDIKAPECFTIEQELIESLDIPVFHDDQHGTAIIAGAALLNALKVSGKRLQDVRVVVNGAGAAAIACSKFLISLGVEQAQLVMVDSQGVIFQGRSTGMNPYKMEFAAKTEARTLDDAIKGADVFLGLSVAGALKPHMLASMAKNPIVFALANPDPEIDYDEAKSLRPDALVATGRSDYPNQVNNVLGFPSIFRGALDVRARKISEGMKVAAAQALAALAEEPVPKQVLCAYGVKELSFGYDYLIPKPVDPRVIHWVAPAVAVAAMEDGLARRPVNIDDYKHLLDQRFPQD; this is translated from the coding sequence ATGGTAAGAACATCGAAAGAGGAAGCATTAAGATATCACCGAGAAGGAAGACCCGGCAAGATCGAAATAAGGATTACAAAACCCTGTATCAATCAGCAGGACCTGAGCCTGGCCTACAGTCCTGGCGTTGCTGAGCCGGTACGGGCGATTCAGGAAGAGGAAGAACGGGTGTTTGAATATACCGCTAAAGGTAATCTTGTGGCGGTGATCTCCAATGGGACCGCAGTATTAGGACTAGGTAACGTGGGTCCTTTGGCCAGCAAACCGGTAATGGAGGGCAAGGGTGTTCTATTCAAGAGATTTGCCGATGTGGACGTTTTTGACCTGGAACTGGACGCCCCGGATCCTAAGGATTTTGTGCAGATAGTGAAGGGACTAGCCCCCACCTTTGGAGGAATTAACCTGGAGGACATTAAAGCTCCGGAGTGCTTTACGATTGAACAAGAGTTGATCGAGAGCCTAGATATTCCGGTATTTCATGATGATCAGCACGGTACCGCGATTATAGCTGGTGCTGCTTTGCTCAATGCCTTAAAAGTCTCAGGAAAGAGACTACAGGACGTGAGAGTAGTGGTTAATGGTGCTGGGGCAGCGGCCATTGCCTGTAGTAAGTTCCTAATCAGTCTCGGTGTGGAGCAGGCGCAGTTGGTCATGGTGGATTCCCAAGGAGTCATTTTCCAAGGACGGTCCACGGGCATGAATCCTTATAAGATGGAGTTTGCGGCAAAAACAGAGGCTAGAACCCTCGATGATGCCATAAAGGGTGCTGATGTGTTCCTTGGTCTGTCAGTGGCAGGTGCCCTAAAGCCCCACATGCTGGCTTCAATGGCGAAGAACCCCATTGTCTTTGCTTTAGCCAACCCCGATCCAGAGATTGATTACGATGAAGCAAAGAGTCTACGCCCCGATGCCCTTGTGGCTACGGGAAGGTCAGACTATCCCAATCAGGTGAACAACGTATTGGGTTTCCCGTCGATTTTCCGTGGTGCCCTGGATGTGCGGGCCCGTAAGATCAGTGAGGGGATGAAGGTAGCGGCCGCCCAGGCCCTGGCTGCCTTGGCTGAAGAACCTGTTCCAAAGCAGGTGCTGTGCGCATATGGAGTGAAGGAGCTGAGCTTTGGTTACGATTATCTGATTCCCAAACCTGTAGATCCTCGGGTAATCCATTGGGTTGCTCCGGCGGTAGCTGTTGCTGCCATGGAAGACGGTCTGGCACGACGTCCCGTGAACATAGACGATTATAAGCATCTATTGGACCAACGATTTCCCCAGGATTAG
- a CDS encoding extracellular solute-binding protein produces MVDARTSNHGHTLKCIACHKPIQNEDITYCPRCKRPHHSSCWALRGGCAAVGCGQLADTVKQDKEKKTRILQEAARNRTRHRRTTIVLGCALIILLILIGRHNSPQVVDRDIIDMMTVVLPYSKEQSLARMVADYNNTDEQFFIRWQSIHPSVYDQKLVVLIGSRDVPDIFVLRAEDLTFFSEKGLLLALDEYFLADTALADAVDKETLGQWNGHVYALPFSAGRLIALHSETEYPGTAWHILAGIMRELYSLQEQSENLNTN; encoded by the coding sequence TTGGTTGATGCACGCACATCCAATCATGGTCACACACTAAAATGCATCGCTTGTCACAAGCCTATTCAAAACGAGGATATTACCTACTGTCCCCGCTGTAAGAGGCCACACCATAGTTCCTGTTGGGCCCTAAGGGGCGGGTGCGCCGCTGTAGGCTGCGGACAGTTAGCTGACACAGTAAAGCAGGATAAGGAAAAGAAGACCCGGATTCTACAGGAAGCGGCACGCAATCGCACGCGTCATCGTCGTACAACCATTGTCCTTGGTTGCGCACTGATTATCCTGCTAATCCTCATTGGCCGTCACAATTCGCCCCAGGTTGTAGATCGAGACATCATCGATATGATGACCGTGGTATTACCCTATTCTAAGGAGCAATCACTCGCCAGAATGGTGGCAGATTACAACAATACTGACGAGCAGTTCTTTATACGATGGCAATCCATCCACCCAAGTGTCTACGACCAAAAACTGGTTGTCCTAATCGGCAGCCGGGATGTTCCGGATATTTTCGTTTTGCGGGCTGAGGATTTGACCTTCTTTTCAGAAAAGGGCCTGTTACTGGCTTTGGATGAGTACTTCCTGGCCGACACTGCCCTAGCTGATGCAGTGGACAAGGAAACCCTCGGCCAATGGAACGGTCATGTCTATGCTCTCCCCTTTTCCGCTGGCAGGTTAATCGCACTCCATTCCGAGACCGAGTACCCAGGTACCGCATGGCACATCCTAGCCGGAATAATGAGGGAGCTTTACTCCTTACAGGAGCAATCCGAAAACCTCAATACAAATTAA
- a CDS encoding class II aldolase/adducin family protein, whose amino-acid sequence MASEYEIKRQIIDIGKRIYSNGYVAANDGNISVKLNDNEIIATPTGVSKGFMTTDMLVKVDTEGNVISGRMRPSSELKMHLAVYRQRPDVNAVVHAHPPTATAFAVVGIPLKKPIIPEVVISLGWIPIAKYGTPSTDEIPQAISQHLENHDAILLQNHGAITVGVNLENAYFKMETLELYAKISLAARQLGEARVLPSEDVQRLLELRKQMNVPGRHPGCMDCGACSVQDNCAAAAKDENLVDIITRVTQQVLLEEAAKTKG is encoded by the coding sequence GTGGCTTCAGAGTATGAGATCAAGCGCCAGATCATAGATATCGGCAAGCGGATCTACAGTAATGGATACGTAGCAGCTAACGATGGCAATATTAGTGTCAAGCTAAATGACAATGAGATAATTGCAACACCTACCGGTGTGAGCAAGGGATTCATGACAACAGATATGCTTGTTAAGGTAGATACTGAAGGTAACGTGATTTCCGGTAGGATGCGGCCATCTTCTGAACTGAAAATGCATCTGGCAGTGTATAGACAGCGGCCGGATGTGAATGCGGTTGTACATGCACACCCCCCTACAGCAACCGCCTTCGCGGTGGTAGGTATTCCTTTGAAAAAACCAATCATTCCCGAAGTAGTCATCAGCCTGGGGTGGATCCCCATCGCCAAATATGGAACCCCTTCTACCGATGAGATTCCCCAGGCCATCAGTCAACACTTGGAAAATCACGATGCCATCCTGCTCCAAAACCATGGAGCAATAACTGTGGGCGTTAACCTTGAAAACGCCTACTTCAAAATGGAGACATTGGAGCTTTACGCGAAAATAAGTCTTGCTGCCCGTCAACTCGGTGAAGCGCGGGTTCTACCATCGGAGGATGTGCAAAGACTTCTTGAACTGCGCAAGCAAATGAACGTACCCGGTCGCCACCCTGGCTGTATGGACTGCGGTGCTTGTAGCGTTCAAGATAATTGCGCTGCGGCAGCTAAAGACGAGAACCTTGTGGATATAATTACCAGGGTGACCCAGCAAGTATTACTTGAGGAAGCGGCAAAGACAAAAGGATAG
- a CDS encoding BMC domain-containing protein codes for MAQKAVGLIEAVGWAACLEAADTALKTANVNLIGFEKANGGGRIVARIEGDVASVQAACDAAVAAANKVNTVFAYRVLARPAKEISKLLR; via the coding sequence ATGGCACAGAAAGCAGTTGGCCTGATCGAAGCAGTAGGATGGGCTGCATGCCTCGAAGCGGCAGATACAGCCCTCAAAACCGCAAATGTGAACCTGATTGGTTTTGAAAAAGCCAATGGAGGCGGCAGGATTGTCGCCCGGATAGAAGGTGATGTAGCCTCTGTACAAGCTGCTTGCGATGCAGCTGTGGCTGCGGCCAACAAAGTAAATACGGTTTTTGCGTACCGGGTACTCGCCCGCCCTGCAAAGGAAATCAGCAAACTACTACGATAG
- a CDS encoding BMC domain-containing protein: MAGNALGMIETRGLVASIEAADTMVKAANVILVGYEKIGSGYVTVMVRGEVGAVRAAVDAGTAAAEKLGEVIATHIIPRPHDDVEKTLPCFDQPAKK, encoded by the coding sequence ATGGCAGGTAATGCATTGGGAATGATTGAGACTCGCGGATTGGTCGCTTCAATCGAAGCAGCTGACACAATGGTTAAAGCAGCTAATGTTATTCTTGTCGGATATGAAAAAATCGGAAGTGGCTATGTAACGGTAATGGTACGGGGTGAGGTCGGTGCTGTCCGGGCGGCCGTCGATGCAGGCACCGCCGCCGCAGAGAAGCTTGGTGAAGTCATTGCAACCCACATCATTCCTCGTCCCCATGATGATGTAGAAAAGACTCTTCCTTGCTTTGACCAACCGGCCAAGAAATAG
- a CDS encoding phosphate propanoyltransferase, producing MDERQLVQEITRRVLSIVQTNGKSIEPKVDTIPVGVSVRHVHICQADLEKLYGPGASLHKLRDLYQPGEFAAEETVTLIGPRMRSIENVRILGPMRVRTQVEVSRTDAITLGLNPPVRPSGNLAGSAAITLVGPAGSITLKESCILANRHIHMTSIEAALFGVEDDDLVEVEVAGEKALVFRRVQVRVKDTFKLQMHLDTDDANAAGINCGAQCRIIGPDSGR from the coding sequence ATGGACGAGAGACAGCTAGTACAGGAAATCACCAGACGTGTGCTCTCCATCGTGCAGACCAACGGCAAATCAATAGAACCGAAGGTTGATACTATACCGGTAGGTGTATCAGTACGTCATGTACATATTTGTCAAGCAGACCTGGAAAAGCTGTATGGACCTGGAGCCAGTTTGCACAAACTACGGGATCTTTACCAACCTGGGGAGTTTGCTGCAGAGGAAACAGTGACGTTAATCGGACCAAGAATGCGCTCAATTGAAAACGTACGTATTCTAGGTCCTATGCGCGTTCGGACACAGGTTGAAGTCTCGCGTACTGATGCCATTACCTTAGGACTAAACCCACCTGTTCGGCCATCGGGGAATCTGGCAGGTTCAGCAGCGATTACGCTCGTAGGTCCAGCAGGATCAATAACTCTAAAAGAGAGCTGTATTCTGGCAAATCGGCATATCCATATGACGTCAATCGAGGCAGCTCTTTTTGGCGTAGAAGATGACGACCTAGTAGAAGTTGAAGTTGCCGGAGAGAAAGCATTGGTTTTCCGAAGGGTGCAAGTGCGGGTAAAGGACACGTTTAAGCTACAGATGCACCTTGATACCGACGATGCCAACGCAGCGGGCATTAACTGTGGGGCCCAATGCAGAATTATTGGCCCAGACTCCGGGAGATAA
- a CDS encoding aldehyde dehydrogenase, giving the protein MEIDEKRIAAIVEQVVAKMKSTQAEKTKLHSSTSAMGIYSDLDEALNRCATAQQQFMSLSLSKREQIIAAIRNAGIDNAEYFAHITHEETRLGRYEDKIQKNINAAKLTPGMEVLTRRIIGGDDGVTIIEHAPFGLIVSITPTTHPTPFIINHAIIMLAGGNSVFFCPHPRAQNCTRTAITVLNKAIVEAGGPLDLLTALDKVSMDAVQAACTHKLTSMVTAAGGPGVVDMALSCGKKAIAAGPGNPPVVVDETADLANTARDIVAGASFDNNILCIAEKEIFVVDAVADQFIHELRKNKAYVVEQSNQIEQLTNLLVKDGHINRDYVGQDADKILAQIQVPVDPSVRLVVFETDFAHPLVKIEQMLPVLPIVRARDFSHALQMAIEAEQGLGHTAVIHSSDIHRITQFTREVGAGLTVANGPSGTALGVGGAAEFAHTIADPTGEGIVTAKHFTREHRLTINGALNIS; this is encoded by the coding sequence ATGGAAATCGATGAAAAGAGAATTGCTGCAATAGTAGAACAAGTGGTTGCTAAGATGAAGTCAACCCAAGCAGAGAAGACCAAGTTGCATTCAAGTACGTCAGCGATGGGTATTTACTCCGACTTGGATGAAGCACTTAATCGCTGTGCCACCGCACAGCAACAATTCATGAGTCTTTCTTTGAGTAAACGAGAGCAGATCATTGCCGCGATCCGCAACGCTGGAATAGACAACGCGGAGTATTTTGCCCACATCACCCATGAAGAGACCCGTCTAGGCAGATACGAGGACAAGATCCAGAAAAACATAAACGCAGCCAAACTAACACCTGGCATGGAGGTCCTCACACGAAGGATCATTGGTGGGGACGACGGAGTTACAATAATCGAGCATGCTCCTTTTGGACTTATTGTCTCCATAACCCCCACTACCCACCCTACCCCATTCATCATTAACCATGCCATCATCATGTTGGCAGGGGGCAATTCTGTCTTCTTCTGTCCCCACCCCCGCGCCCAAAACTGCACAAGAACAGCAATTACGGTGCTGAACAAAGCCATTGTTGAAGCGGGAGGCCCTTTGGATCTCCTAACAGCATTAGATAAGGTAAGCATGGATGCCGTACAAGCAGCTTGCACCCACAAGCTAACCTCCATGGTCACCGCTGCCGGGGGCCCAGGAGTTGTGGACATGGCCCTAAGCTGTGGGAAGAAGGCCATTGCGGCCGGCCCTGGGAATCCCCCGGTGGTTGTCGATGAGACCGCGGACCTGGCTAACACGGCAAGGGACATCGTTGCCGGTGCAAGCTTTGATAACAACATCCTCTGCATAGCCGAAAAAGAGATCTTCGTAGTAGATGCAGTGGCCGATCAGTTTATACATGAGTTACGAAAAAACAAGGCTTATGTTGTCGAGCAGAGCAATCAGATCGAACAGCTGACAAATCTCCTGGTTAAGGATGGACATATTAATCGGGACTATGTGGGACAAGACGCCGACAAGATTCTAGCCCAGATCCAAGTACCTGTGGATCCAAGCGTCCGTCTAGTGGTTTTTGAAACCGACTTTGCACATCCTTTAGTAAAAATTGAGCAAATGCTGCCGGTTCTGCCCATCGTTCGTGCCCGTGATTTCTCCCACGCACTCCAGATGGCTATTGAAGCAGAGCAGGGACTTGGTCATACTGCGGTGATCCATTCCTCGGATATTCACCGTATTACCCAGTTTACACGAGAGGTAGGAGCTGGTCTTACTGTGGCTAACGGTCCCTCGGGGACAGCCCTTGGAGTGGGTGGTGCCGCTGAATTCGCCCATACAATTGCCGATCCTACTGGGGAAGGTATTGTAACCGCTAAGCATTTTACCCGTGAGCATCGCCTGACCATTAACGGAGCATTGAATATCTCCTAG
- a CDS encoding 4Fe-4S dicluster domain-containing protein, with translation MATRDFLEQVKSAGVVGAGGAGFPTHVKLNTQVDHLIINGVECEPLLRVDQELMAAFPFELMEAAKAIKEHLGATHGHFALKGQYKQAIAALQPHIQPLNDWDLVKLDSFYPAGDEQVLVYEVLQTVVPEGGIPLNVDAVVLNVETLLNIYNALQGQSVTDKYLTVTGAIEEPMTLKVPIGTPISSILHQVAANTNGIVIIDGGPMMGKVVSPSDSVTKTTKAIIIVPAGHPLLGYKIVDNTRVIRAAMSVCCICRQCTDMCPRYLLGHGLEPHKTMTAVAYGKPFSAKAITQAFLCSECGVCDAYACPMGLSPRALHVMLKQQLTAGGIKNPHHAIVEQSRRERSYRQVPTLRLLNRLRLTQWDVPAPLRLDTWEISEVRLPLKQHIGQPAVVTVSIGEQITKGDLIATAPTEGLGASIHASITGTVISTNPDVVIRAEGRALP, from the coding sequence ATGGCAACAAGAGATTTCTTAGAACAGGTTAAATCGGCGGGGGTTGTGGGCGCTGGTGGCGCTGGTTTTCCAACCCACGTCAAGCTAAACACACAAGTGGACCATCTTATTATCAATGGGGTGGAATGCGAGCCTTTACTCCGGGTAGATCAGGAGCTTATGGCCGCTTTTCCCTTTGAGCTAATGGAAGCAGCAAAGGCAATCAAAGAACACCTAGGCGCAACCCATGGACATTTTGCACTGAAGGGCCAATATAAACAAGCAATCGCTGCGCTTCAACCCCACATCCAGCCTTTAAACGATTGGGACTTAGTAAAGTTAGACAGTTTCTATCCGGCTGGTGATGAACAGGTCCTGGTATATGAGGTTCTCCAAACCGTTGTGCCTGAAGGCGGCATCCCACTAAACGTAGATGCTGTGGTTCTCAACGTTGAAACCCTGCTAAACATCTATAACGCACTACAAGGGCAATCCGTAACAGATAAGTACCTCACGGTGACAGGAGCGATTGAGGAACCCATGACCCTAAAGGTTCCCATTGGAACCCCAATCAGTAGCATCCTCCACCAGGTCGCCGCAAACACCAATGGTATTGTGATCATTGATGGTGGGCCAATGATGGGGAAAGTAGTATCCCCGAGCGATTCCGTTACCAAGACCACCAAGGCAATTATCATTGTGCCCGCGGGACATCCTCTTCTCGGGTACAAAATCGTAGATAATACCCGTGTAATCCGGGCTGCTATGTCGGTGTGCTGTATCTGCCGTCAATGCACTGATATGTGCCCAAGATACCTTCTCGGGCACGGCCTAGAGCCCCACAAGACTATGACCGCAGTAGCCTACGGAAAGCCATTTAGCGCCAAAGCGATCACCCAAGCCTTCCTATGCTCAGAATGTGGAGTTTGTGATGCCTATGCCTGTCCCATGGGCTTGAGCCCTAGGGCTTTACATGTCATGCTGAAACAACAGTTGACTGCTGGTGGAATCAAAAACCCCCACCATGCTATTGTCGAGCAATCCCGTAGGGAACGTTCCTATAGACAGGTTCCTACCCTTCGCCTGCTGAATCGATTGCGTCTGACTCAATGGGACGTGCCAGCACCTCTTCGTCTTGACACGTGGGAAATATCCGAGGTACGTCTTCCTCTTAAACAGCATATCGGGCAACCAGCGGTAGTCACCGTATCAATAGGGGAACAGATCACAAAGGGAGACCTAATCGCCACAGCTCCTACTGAAGGATTAGGAGCTTCTATCCATGCGAGCATTACAGGTACTGTTATTAGCACCAATCCGGATGTGGTAATCCGGGCAGAAGGGAGGGCTCTACCTTGA
- a CDS encoding BMC domain-containing protein, giving the protein MTRALGLVEVQNITRGLSVADTICKTAHIQLLTAMPVCPGKFIILFSGDVASIQAGLSAARKQAADAIVDDLLLARLHPSVFPALTASTNIDSLGALGVIETYTVASAILAADTAAKAADIGLIEIRLARGMGGKSFVYFTGDVASVTLAADKAASSSIEQGLLLEKTVIAAPDPQLWKQLL; this is encoded by the coding sequence TTGACTAGAGCATTAGGACTAGTTGAAGTACAAAACATAACACGGGGCTTATCCGTAGCAGATACCATCTGCAAAACAGCACATATTCAGCTGCTTACCGCCATGCCCGTCTGTCCCGGTAAATTCATTATCCTTTTCTCCGGAGACGTAGCTAGTATTCAAGCGGGGCTTAGTGCCGCCAGAAAGCAGGCTGCCGACGCCATCGTCGATGACCTCCTGTTAGCACGACTACATCCTTCGGTCTTTCCTGCCCTTACCGCAAGCACCAACATCGATTCCCTAGGAGCCCTTGGTGTAATCGAAACATATACCGTTGCGTCGGCAATTCTCGCAGCTGATACCGCAGCAAAGGCGGCCGATATTGGCCTCATAGAGATCCGTCTAGCCCGGGGTATGGGCGGGAAATCCTTTGTATATTTTACCGGCGATGTTGCCTCAGTAACCCTAGCCGCGGATAAGGCGGCATCATCCTCAATTGAACAGGGTCTCCTCTTGGAGAAAACGGTAATTGCGGCCCCTGATCCCCAACTATGGAAGCAGCTGCTTTAG